Proteins from one Triplophysa dalaica isolate WHDGS20190420 chromosome 6, ASM1584641v1, whole genome shotgun sequence genomic window:
- the ical1 gene encoding islet cell autoantigen 1-like isoform X2 produces MDSYGFSSDMFSGRAVLGEDSSVMARMQKKFWKTKQVLIKATGKKEDEHVVASDADLDAKLEFFRSVQITCTELLKMIEKYQQRITHLSQEENELGLFLRFQAEHDKTKAGSMMDATSKALCCSAKKRLALCPPLYRMEQEVETFRRRAIADTLLTVSRMEKARTEYRGALLWMKDVSQELDPDTYKQLEKFRKVQAQVRGTKVHFEKLKNDVCQKVDMLGASRCNMLSHSLCTYQTTLLQYWEKTAHVMSGIHEAFKGYVPYQFTTLKELRDPLDQIASGQPAEESKEEDNNKHADNLVSLEDEQFGESSETVSTRALDGQSRESDSSLCASLDSGRDLMSDVLHAGEVKEEEGERGDLSFLQDLLSPGAAGGASDFSKAWQDAFGCFEDPSAPVAAASQQTATANTHTGFLPSHLLDHSLSTTGWATPPMFQAPPLQPPSSGGQTHPTQNSPNSSVNAPKGSSRDMSAWFNLFADLDPLSNPDAIGRSDEELLNA; encoded by the exons ATGGACAGCTATGG GTTCTCCAGCGATATGTTCAGCGGCAGAGCTGTTCTGGGGGAGGACAGCTCCGTCATGGCTCGAATGCAGAAGAAGTTCTGGAAAACCAAGCAAGTTTTGATCAAGGCCACAGGGAAAAAGGAAGATGAGCATGTGGTGGCTTCTGACGCAGATCTGGATGCCAAATTAGAG TTTTTTCGTTCAGTCCAGATCACCTGCACAGAACTTCTGAAAATGATTGAGAAATACCAGCAAAGAATCACAC ACCTCTCTCAGGAGGAGAATGAACTTGGGCTGTTCCTGCGCTTTCAAGCAGAACATGATAAAACAAAAGCAGGCAGTATGATGGACGCCACCAGTAAGGCCCTCTGCTGCTCCGCCAAGAAAAG ACTGGCTTTGTGTCCCCCTCTCTATCGGATGGAACAGGAAGTGGAGACGTTCCGGAGGAGAGCCATCGCCGACACTCTGTTGACAGTGAGCCGGATGGAGAAGGCTCGGACCGAGTACCGCGGAGCTTTGCTCTGGATGAAGGATGTCTCGCAAGAACTGGACCCAGACACTTACAAACAACTGGAGAAATTCCGTAAG GTTCAGGCTCAAGTAAGAGGAACAAAAGTGCATTTCGAAAAGCTGAAAAACGATGTGTGTCAGAAAGTGGACATGCTGGGAGCCAGTCGCTGCAACATGCTATCACATTCTTTATGCACATACCAG ACGACCCTCCTACAGTACTGGGAGAAGACCGCACATGTGATGTCTGGCATCCATGAAGCCTTCAAAGGATATGTGCCCTACCAGTTCACCACCcttaaa GAACTTAGGGACCCATTGGATCAGATTGCATCCGGACAGCCAGCAGAGGAGAGCAAAGAGGAGGACAACAATAAACATGCAGACAA TCTGGTGTCACTTGAAGATGAACAATTCGGTGAATCATCTGAGACCG TTTCCACCCGTGCTTTGGATGGACAAAGCAGAGAGTCTGATAGTTCTTTGTGTGCCAGTCTGGACTCTG GCAGGGACCTGATGTCTGATGTTTTACACGCTGGAGAAGTGAAAGAagaggaaggagagagaggCGATCTGTCATTCTTGCAGGATCTGCTCAGTCCTGGGGCTGCGGGGGGCGCTAGTGATTTCAGTAAGGCGTGGCAGGACGCTTTTGGCTGTTTCGAGGATCCTTCTGCTCCGGTCGCTGCCGCTTCACAGCAGACTgcaacagcaaacacacacactggctTCCTGCCATCTCATCTCCTGGACCACAGCCTCAGCACCACAG GATGGGCAACACCCCCTATGTTTCAAGCCCCACCCCTTCAACCACCATCTAGTGGAGGACAAACTCATCCCACCCAGAATAGCCCAAACTCTTCTGTCAATG CCCCTAAGGGAAGCTCCAGGGATATGTCTGCGTGGTTCAACCTCTTCGCAGATCTAGACCCTCTGTCCAACCCCGACGCTATTGGACGCAGCGATGAGGAGCTTCTTAATGCCTGA
- the ical1 gene encoding islet cell autoantigen 1-like isoform X1 — translation MDSYGFSSDMFSGRAVLGEDSSVMARMQKKFWKTKQVLIKATGKKEDEHVVASDADLDAKLEFFRSVQITCTELLKMIEKYQQRITHLSQEENELGLFLRFQAEHDKTKAGSMMDATSKALCCSAKKRLALCPPLYRMEQEVETFRRRAIADTLLTVSRMEKARTEYRGALLWMKDVSQELDPDTYKQLEKFRKVQAQVRGTKVHFEKLKNDVCQKVDMLGASRCNMLSHSLCTYQTTLLQYWEKTAHVMSGIHEAFKGYVPYQFTTLKELRDPLDQIASGQPAEESKEEDNNKHADNLVSLEDEQFGESSETVSTRALDGQSRESDSSLCASLDSALNEQLGPISEASVDDELLLMTSDPAPIMTLTPSLTPTLNPALPALQPQIPQWDLNTSDEGRQEGRDLMSDVLHAGEVKEEEGERGDLSFLQDLLSPGAAGGASDFSKAWQDAFGCFEDPSAPVAAASQQTATANTHTGFLPSHLLDHSLSTTGWATPPMFQAPPLQPPSSGGQTHPTQNSPNSSVNAPKGSSRDMSAWFNLFADLDPLSNPDAIGRSDEELLNA, via the exons ATGGACAGCTATGG GTTCTCCAGCGATATGTTCAGCGGCAGAGCTGTTCTGGGGGAGGACAGCTCCGTCATGGCTCGAATGCAGAAGAAGTTCTGGAAAACCAAGCAAGTTTTGATCAAGGCCACAGGGAAAAAGGAAGATGAGCATGTGGTGGCTTCTGACGCAGATCTGGATGCCAAATTAGAG TTTTTTCGTTCAGTCCAGATCACCTGCACAGAACTTCTGAAAATGATTGAGAAATACCAGCAAAGAATCACAC ACCTCTCTCAGGAGGAGAATGAACTTGGGCTGTTCCTGCGCTTTCAAGCAGAACATGATAAAACAAAAGCAGGCAGTATGATGGACGCCACCAGTAAGGCCCTCTGCTGCTCCGCCAAGAAAAG ACTGGCTTTGTGTCCCCCTCTCTATCGGATGGAACAGGAAGTGGAGACGTTCCGGAGGAGAGCCATCGCCGACACTCTGTTGACAGTGAGCCGGATGGAGAAGGCTCGGACCGAGTACCGCGGAGCTTTGCTCTGGATGAAGGATGTCTCGCAAGAACTGGACCCAGACACTTACAAACAACTGGAGAAATTCCGTAAG GTTCAGGCTCAAGTAAGAGGAACAAAAGTGCATTTCGAAAAGCTGAAAAACGATGTGTGTCAGAAAGTGGACATGCTGGGAGCCAGTCGCTGCAACATGCTATCACATTCTTTATGCACATACCAG ACGACCCTCCTACAGTACTGGGAGAAGACCGCACATGTGATGTCTGGCATCCATGAAGCCTTCAAAGGATATGTGCCCTACCAGTTCACCACCcttaaa GAACTTAGGGACCCATTGGATCAGATTGCATCCGGACAGCCAGCAGAGGAGAGCAAAGAGGAGGACAACAATAAACATGCAGACAA TCTGGTGTCACTTGAAGATGAACAATTCGGTGAATCATCTGAGACCG TTTCCACCCGTGCTTTGGATGGACAAAGCAGAGAGTCTGATAGTTCTTTGTGTGCCAGTCTGGACTCTG CTTTGAATGAACAGTTAGGCCCCATCAGTGAAGCTAGCGTGGACGATGAACTGCTACTCATGACCTCAGACCCTGCCCCCATAATGACCCTGACCCCTTCCCTCACTCCAACCCTGAACCCCGCCCTGCCTGCTCTCCAACCCCAAATACCTCAATGGGATTTAAACACTTCAGATGAGGGAAGGCAAGAAG GCAGGGACCTGATGTCTGATGTTTTACACGCTGGAGAAGTGAAAGAagaggaaggagagagaggCGATCTGTCATTCTTGCAGGATCTGCTCAGTCCTGGGGCTGCGGGGGGCGCTAGTGATTTCAGTAAGGCGTGGCAGGACGCTTTTGGCTGTTTCGAGGATCCTTCTGCTCCGGTCGCTGCCGCTTCACAGCAGACTgcaacagcaaacacacacactggctTCCTGCCATCTCATCTCCTGGACCACAGCCTCAGCACCACAG GATGGGCAACACCCCCTATGTTTCAAGCCCCACCCCTTCAACCACCATCTAGTGGAGGACAAACTCATCCCACCCAGAATAGCCCAAACTCTTCTGTCAATG CCCCTAAGGGAAGCTCCAGGGATATGTCTGCGTGGTTCAACCTCTTCGCAGATCTAGACCCTCTGTCCAACCCCGACGCTATTGGACGCAGCGATGAGGAGCTTCTTAATGCCTGA
- the fam117ba gene encoding protein FAM117B: MRDKATQTPRAWVDERRRGSHKRSASCGSTDQLKEIAKLRQQLQRSKRSSRHRRDKDRKSPFNGNHAIIQSQSQMPKTILIPIPISKSTPPRFRNSIEGLNQEIERIIIRDTVERDEIIIPQDVPDGHRAPPPLPQRSSSTRSIDTQTPSNGGLGSNRSNNSSRADSVSPSYLSILNDTVGNSPLPNDDTLNESRERDFGPWSPLPKYASSPKPNNSYMFKREPPEGCERIKAFEENQPRPLHEIPQYLCPDRNKVNFIPKSGSAFCLVSILKPLMPTQEMNFRSGVGYRSISPSLVPLGGVGVRSLSPSMGTVLSRGRQSPCLPRHLEEPEG, encoded by the exons ATGAGGGACAAGGCAACTCAG ACCCCTAGGGCCTGGGTAGATGAGCGGAGGAGAGGCTCTCATAAGCGATCGGCTTCATGCGGCAGCACTGACCAGCTTAAAGAG ATTGCCAAATTACGGCAGCAGCTCCAGCGCAGCAAACGCAGCAGCCGCCATCGCCGTGACAAAGACCGCAAGTCACCCTTTAATGGCAACCATGCCATCATCCAATCTCAG TCTCAGATGCCCAAAACCATCCTGATCCCAATCcccatctccaaatccacacCTCCCAGATTCCGAAACAGCATAGAGGGTCTCAACCAGGAGATTGAACGCATCATCATACGGGACACTGTGGAACGGGATGAGATCATAATA ccACAGGATGTTCCAGATGGGCACCGCGCCCCCCCTCCCCTCCCCCAGCGGAGCAGCAGCACCCGCAGCATCGACACGCAGACGCCCTCGAATGGTGGGCTCGGCAGTAACCGTAGCAACAACAGCAGCCGGGCTGACTCCGTCTCACCATCGTACCTCAGCATCCTCAATGACACGGTGGGAAACAGTCCGCTCCCAAACGATGACACACTCAATGAGAGCAGAGAAAGAG ACTTCGGACCTTGGTCTCCTCTCCCCAAATACGCTTCATCTCCAAAGCCCAATAACAGTTACATGTTCAAACGGGAGCCTCCTGAGGGTTGCGAGAGGATTAAAGCCTTTGAGGAAAACCA GCCAAGACCTCTTCACGAGATTCCTCAATATCTCTGCCCAGACAGGAACAAGGTGAACTTCATTCCCAAAAGCGGCTCCGCATTCTGCCTGGTGAGCATCTTAAAGCCCCTGATGCCCACCCAGGAGATGAACTTCCGTAGCGGAGTGGGATATCGTAGCATCTCCCCCTCATTGGTGCCTCTAGGTGGGGTCGGGGTCAGGAGTCTGTCCCCCTCCATGGGCACCGTCCTGTCCCGTGGACGGCAGTCGCCGTGTCTCCCCCGACACCTTGAGGAGCCAGAGGGTTAA